A genomic window from Arthrobacter sp. FW305-BF8 includes:
- a CDS encoding M1 family metallopeptidase codes for MSLLTARRFRSALFPWALALTVLLPSQLALPAPSGAATGGATSVVAETGDTGFEPGSPGLADPYYPRDGNGGYDVEHYLLELSYDPASGLLAGSATIRARATQDLSSFNLDLEGLTVRGIQVNHRSAAFSRSGAELTVTPRKGIRDGREFEAVVHYDGMPKPITDQFGVSGFLRTDDGSLVIGQPHVAATWFPANDHPLDKASFTFKITVPDGLEVVANGVLRDEESEDGKTAWTWHAAEPMATYLATASVGKFQLNRYRQDRISYVDAIDPDLFQPVVMAKTGRNFAWSHSSLNSYTRLTRTINVPQSGATLSFGLQRDIEPQFDFAFVEARLTGAASWTTLRDSNGHTTDSPGIACPSRLALHPFLKHYLTDKGDGTCTSSGSTGQWWAASGPSPGWEPWVFDLGRFAGKSVDVAITYMSDNVVPFDGVFVDDITVSTGEGSTSFEDDGNTLDGWAAAAPPAGSPPNTVRWTAGADGPPPLGERVEASFKRQPEIIDFLSGYFGRYPFNASGGVVDDLNNLGFALENQTRPIYSKNFFKDRQGGDSVVVHELAHQWVGDDMAVKGWRDIWLNEGFASYTEWLWSEHEGRETPQQLFDFYAATIPADAPFWAVKIGDPGTAALFAPPVYVRGAMTLQALRVLVGDDVFFGILREWTHAHTGGNVSSADFIGLAQELSGQDLGSFFNAWLFTPAKPAGLVPTLRSVVPPALDPPVTARLLERLIEARREGR; via the coding sequence ATGAGCCTGTTAACCGCCCGTCGTTTCCGCTCCGCCCTTTTTCCCTGGGCCCTCGCCCTCACCGTCCTCCTCCCGTCGCAACTTGCCCTGCCTGCGCCTTCCGGCGCGGCAACTGGCGGCGCGACGTCGGTCGTTGCAGAAACCGGCGACACGGGTTTTGAACCGGGTTCGCCCGGCTTGGCCGATCCGTACTATCCGCGGGACGGCAACGGCGGCTACGACGTCGAGCACTACCTGCTGGAGCTCAGCTACGACCCTGCCAGCGGGCTCCTCGCAGGCTCTGCCACCATACGCGCCCGTGCCACCCAGGACCTTTCGTCGTTCAACCTGGACCTGGAGGGGCTAACTGTCCGCGGAATCCAAGTCAACCACCGGAGCGCCGCCTTCAGCCGCAGCGGCGCGGAGCTCACGGTGACACCCCGGAAGGGAATCAGGGACGGCCGGGAGTTCGAGGCGGTGGTGCACTACGACGGCATGCCGAAACCGATCACTGACCAGTTCGGGGTTTCTGGATTCCTCCGGACCGACGACGGCTCCCTGGTGATCGGGCAGCCACACGTGGCGGCCACCTGGTTCCCCGCCAATGACCATCCCCTGGACAAAGCGTCCTTTACCTTCAAAATCACTGTTCCGGACGGGCTGGAAGTGGTTGCCAACGGTGTGCTGCGCGACGAGGAGTCCGAGGATGGCAAAACGGCGTGGACCTGGCATGCTGCAGAACCGATGGCCACCTACCTGGCCACCGCGAGCGTCGGCAAGTTCCAGCTGAACCGGTACCGGCAAGACCGGATCAGCTATGTTGATGCCATAGATCCCGACCTCTTCCAGCCGGTGGTTATGGCCAAAACGGGTCGAAACTTCGCCTGGTCCCACAGCAGCCTGAACTCCTACACGCGCCTTACCAGAACCATCAACGTGCCGCAGTCTGGCGCCACGCTCTCGTTCGGGCTGCAACGGGATATAGAACCGCAGTTCGACTTCGCCTTCGTGGAAGCACGGCTGACTGGCGCCGCAAGCTGGACCACGCTGCGGGACAGCAACGGACACACCACGGACAGCCCGGGAATTGCGTGTCCCAGCCGGTTGGCGCTCCACCCGTTCCTGAAACACTATCTGACCGACAAGGGTGACGGGACGTGCACATCATCCGGCAGTACAGGACAGTGGTGGGCCGCTTCCGGGCCTAGTCCAGGCTGGGAACCGTGGGTGTTCGATTTGGGCCGCTTCGCCGGGAAGAGCGTGGACGTAGCCATCACCTACATGAGCGACAACGTGGTGCCGTTCGACGGCGTGTTCGTCGACGACATCACAGTTTCGACCGGGGAGGGCAGCACATCCTTCGAGGATGACGGCAACACACTGGATGGGTGGGCTGCTGCGGCGCCGCCCGCGGGAAGTCCGCCCAACACGGTCCGGTGGACAGCTGGCGCGGACGGTCCTCCGCCGCTGGGGGAGCGTGTCGAGGCGTCCTTCAAGAGGCAGCCCGAGATCATCGACTTCCTGTCGGGATACTTCGGCCGGTATCCCTTTAACGCGTCCGGCGGAGTTGTGGATGACCTGAATAACCTTGGCTTCGCGTTGGAGAACCAGACCCGGCCCATCTACTCCAAGAACTTCTTCAAGGACCGGCAGGGAGGTGACTCAGTGGTAGTCCATGAACTGGCGCACCAGTGGGTGGGCGATGACATGGCGGTCAAGGGCTGGCGGGACATCTGGCTGAATGAGGGATTTGCGAGCTACACCGAGTGGCTGTGGAGTGAACACGAGGGCCGGGAAACCCCGCAGCAGCTGTTTGACTTCTACGCGGCAACGATCCCCGCCGACGCACCGTTCTGGGCCGTGAAGATCGGCGATCCCGGCACCGCGGCATTGTTCGCGCCCCCGGTGTACGTCCGCGGCGCGATGACCCTTCAGGCATTGCGTGTCCTCGTGGGCGATGACGTGTTTTTCGGCATCCTCCGCGAGTGGACGCATGCCCATACCGGCGGCAATGTCTCCAGCGCAGACTTTATTGGCCTGGCACAGGAGCTATCCGGCCAGGACCTGGGGAGCTTCTTCAACGCCTGGCTCTTCACCCCCGCCAAGCCGGCGGGGCTGGTGCCCACCCTACGCAGCGTTGTGCCACCGGCCTTGGATCCGCCGGTAACAGCACGGCTCCTCGAGCGGCTGATTGAAGCACGCCGGGAAGGGCGCTAG
- a CDS encoding glycoside hydrolase family 65 protein translates to MALINADRVRFPNDPWKLVETSHAPGDAGTLETLFALGNGHLGVRGAHWAPSDAALPGSFINGFHEIWDIKHAENAFGFARTGQRILYIPDANNFTVVIDGEMLSLSESTVVDYRRSVDFATGIYECAIVWQCRSGATVTTVERRAVGFEARGSLGISLDVSADRAVSADVTSSVINRQDQPVEDHSTHDPRRAGRHAGRVLLPLRMEGGDGSLRLSWEAAESKQRVGIAVDHWTSAGHQPFDTLVDQDDSSVRYVLAIAAEEPFRLEKSVSYAVARGARTGLPGAADAEAGEDPADAAEAGLKPVGDVFAESEAHYRSYWADADIQVGGQPELQQAIRWNLFQLAQATARAGVAGIPAKGVTGSGYDGHYFWDQEVYLLPYLTYSNPDGARQVLEFRHEMLPDAKIRAKELSVDGALFPWRTINGLEASAYYAAGTAQFHIAAAVAFATNRYVWASGDSEFRAGMGADLLIETARMWVSLGFFGKDGAFHIHGVTGPDEYTAVVNDNLYTNVMARFNLRAAAALDHPAVDDAERELWEAAAERIQLPFDEHFQVYSQDNDFMTLEPWDWTTPRSKYPLLLNFHPLVIYRHQVLKQADTVLAMFLQWQEFTAEEKRRAFDFYDPITTGDSTLSACVQGIMAAEVGYRKAALEHFTNAAFIDLDNTHGNTIDGVHIASTGGVWSSLVCGFAGLRDQGPVPFFDPRLPEEWDTLRFRLRLQGRPLLVELDQDAITLTVLEGEALDVDVRGVRFVVASQPMRVPLDPVHVPEPSVFPSGPPTASLPVVRARE, encoded by the coding sequence ATGGCACTCATCAACGCTGACCGCGTCCGCTTCCCCAATGATCCCTGGAAGCTCGTGGAAACGAGCCACGCACCCGGCGACGCCGGGACGCTCGAAACGCTTTTTGCGCTCGGCAACGGCCACCTCGGTGTCCGGGGTGCCCACTGGGCCCCGTCGGATGCCGCGCTGCCCGGCAGCTTCATCAACGGGTTCCACGAGATCTGGGACATCAAGCACGCCGAGAATGCCTTTGGTTTCGCGCGTACGGGCCAGCGCATCCTCTACATTCCGGATGCCAACAACTTCACCGTGGTCATCGACGGCGAAATGCTCAGCCTTTCCGAATCCACCGTCGTGGACTACCGCAGGTCCGTGGACTTCGCCACCGGCATCTACGAGTGCGCCATCGTGTGGCAGTGCCGTTCCGGCGCCACGGTTACCACCGTGGAGCGCCGGGCCGTGGGCTTCGAAGCGCGCGGCAGCCTGGGCATCTCCCTGGACGTTTCGGCCGACCGGGCAGTATCAGCGGACGTCACCTCGTCCGTCATCAACCGGCAGGATCAACCCGTGGAGGACCACTCCACCCATGACCCGCGCCGCGCGGGCCGGCACGCAGGCCGGGTCCTGCTGCCCCTCAGGATGGAGGGCGGGGACGGTTCGCTTCGCCTGTCGTGGGAGGCCGCGGAGTCAAAGCAGCGCGTGGGGATCGCCGTGGACCACTGGACGTCCGCCGGCCACCAGCCGTTCGACACCCTTGTGGACCAGGATGACAGCAGCGTCCGTTATGTGCTGGCGATTGCCGCCGAGGAGCCGTTCCGGCTCGAAAAGAGCGTCAGCTACGCCGTGGCCCGAGGTGCCCGGACGGGCCTGCCCGGCGCGGCCGACGCGGAAGCGGGGGAGGACCCGGCGGACGCGGCTGAAGCAGGGCTGAAGCCGGTCGGCGACGTCTTCGCCGAGAGCGAGGCGCACTACCGCAGCTACTGGGCCGACGCCGACATCCAGGTGGGCGGGCAGCCGGAACTCCAGCAGGCCATCCGCTGGAACCTCTTCCAGCTTGCGCAGGCCACCGCAAGGGCCGGCGTCGCCGGCATACCGGCCAAGGGGGTCACCGGCTCCGGCTACGACGGGCACTACTTCTGGGACCAGGAGGTTTACCTCCTGCCGTACCTGACGTACTCGAACCCCGACGGCGCGCGCCAGGTTCTGGAGTTCCGCCACGAGATGCTCCCGGACGCCAAGATCCGCGCCAAGGAGCTAAGCGTGGACGGCGCGCTTTTCCCCTGGCGCACCATTAACGGCCTGGAAGCGAGCGCGTACTACGCTGCCGGCACCGCGCAGTTCCACATCGCCGCAGCCGTTGCTTTCGCCACCAACAGGTACGTCTGGGCCAGCGGTGATTCCGAGTTCCGTGCCGGGATGGGCGCTGACCTGCTGATTGAAACCGCCCGCATGTGGGTATCGCTGGGCTTCTTCGGCAAGGACGGCGCGTTCCACATCCACGGCGTGACGGGGCCGGACGAGTACACCGCGGTGGTGAACGACAACCTCTACACGAACGTCATGGCCCGGTTTAACCTGCGGGCCGCCGCGGCGCTGGACCACCCGGCAGTGGACGACGCCGAACGGGAGCTGTGGGAGGCGGCTGCGGAGCGGATCCAGCTGCCCTTCGATGAGCACTTCCAGGTGTACTCGCAGGACAACGACTTCATGACCCTTGAGCCGTGGGACTGGACGACGCCGCGCTCCAAGTACCCGCTGCTGCTGAACTTCCATCCGCTGGTGATCTACCGCCACCAGGTGCTGAAGCAGGCGGACACGGTGCTGGCCATGTTCCTGCAGTGGCAGGAGTTCACCGCCGAGGAAAAGCGCCGGGCCTTCGATTTCTACGATCCCATCACCACGGGGGACTCCACGCTCTCGGCGTGCGTCCAGGGAATCATGGCCGCCGAGGTGGGTTACCGCAAGGCCGCTCTGGAACACTTCACGAATGCCGCGTTCATCGACCTGGACAATACGCACGGGAACACGATTGATGGTGTCCACATCGCGTCCACCGGCGGAGTGTGGAGCTCGCTGGTGTGCGGCTTCGCAGGGCTCCGTGACCAGGGGCCCGTGCCGTTCTTTGATCCGCGGCTGCCCGAGGAATGGGACACCCTGCGCTTCCGGCTGAGGCTGCAGGGCCGCCCGCTCCTGGTGGAACTCGATCAGGACGCCATCACTCTGACGGTCCTCGAGGGCGAAGCGCTGGACGTCGACGTGCGCGGGGTCCGGTTCGTGGTGGCTTCCCAGCCAATGCGCGTTCCCCTGGATCCTGTGCACGTCCCCGAGCCCTCGGTATTCCCGAGCGGGCCGCCGACCGCGAGCCTCCCGGTGGTGCGCGCACGGGAGTGA
- a CDS encoding DUF445 domain-containing protein: protein MQVNSEPTTQLASPPGEATRDRPGEDGRAPARSAAVRQLTAGDAEKAAALRKMKLVALCLLIAMAVVFVVAFALQKQYPWLQYVRAAAEGGMVGALADWFAVTALFRYPMGLKIPHTAIIPRRKDQIGASLGEFVETNFLSEQVVQDKLASINISGKVGSWLSGPGGAERVAKEGAAVIRGTFKVLNDDDVQAVIEGMVRKHLVAPPWGPPVGRMAERIFADGHHHKLVDLLVDRAADWVAANHQMVSRLVTERSPQWVPSFVDGLVGDKVYIELLKFTRAVQDDQQHQVRLSIDKYLTDLAQDLQHDPAMIARAEGIKAQVLGDPEVRELASRTWATIKGALLSAVDDPDSELTVKFKAAVRDFGTRLVNDDELAGKVNAWIGDAAGYLVRTYRSDIAGMITDTVARWDAEETSQKIELQVGKDLQFIRINGTVVGSLAGLAIFTVAHLAFG from the coding sequence ATGCAGGTGAACTCTGAGCCAACCACCCAGCTGGCGTCTCCCCCGGGCGAGGCCACCCGTGATCGTCCGGGAGAGGACGGGCGCGCTCCGGCGCGCTCCGCCGCCGTACGGCAGCTCACAGCGGGCGACGCCGAAAAGGCGGCAGCCCTCCGGAAGATGAAACTGGTGGCGTTGTGCCTCCTCATTGCCATGGCCGTGGTGTTCGTCGTCGCGTTCGCGCTGCAAAAGCAGTACCCGTGGTTGCAGTACGTCCGGGCCGCGGCGGAAGGCGGCATGGTGGGCGCCCTGGCCGACTGGTTCGCAGTGACGGCCCTGTTCCGCTATCCCATGGGGCTGAAAATCCCGCATACCGCGATCATTCCGCGCCGCAAGGACCAGATCGGCGCGTCCCTGGGCGAGTTCGTGGAGACCAACTTCCTCTCCGAACAGGTGGTCCAGGACAAGCTGGCCAGCATCAACATCTCCGGCAAGGTTGGCAGCTGGCTGTCAGGGCCGGGCGGCGCAGAGCGCGTGGCCAAGGAAGGTGCCGCCGTCATCCGCGGCACGTTCAAAGTGTTGAACGACGACGACGTCCAGGCCGTCATCGAGGGCATGGTCCGCAAGCACCTCGTGGCTCCGCCGTGGGGACCGCCGGTGGGACGCATGGCCGAACGGATCTTCGCCGACGGGCACCACCACAAGCTGGTGGATCTCCTCGTGGACCGGGCAGCGGACTGGGTGGCTGCCAACCACCAGATGGTCAGCCGGCTCGTCACGGAGCGCTCCCCGCAGTGGGTGCCCAGCTTCGTGGACGGCCTGGTGGGCGACAAGGTCTACATCGAACTGCTGAAATTCACCCGTGCGGTCCAGGATGACCAGCAGCACCAGGTCCGGCTGTCCATCGACAAGTACCTGACGGACCTGGCCCAGGATCTGCAGCACGACCCCGCCATGATCGCCCGGGCAGAGGGCATCAAGGCGCAGGTGCTCGGCGACCCGGAGGTCCGGGAACTGGCGTCCCGGACCTGGGCGACCATCAAGGGCGCGCTGCTTTCCGCCGTCGACGATCCGGACAGCGAACTGACGGTGAAGTTCAAGGCGGCCGTCCGCGATTTCGGCACCCGCCTGGTCAACGACGACGAGCTGGCAGGCAAGGTCAACGCCTGGATCGGCGATGCGGCCGGCTATTTGGTCCGCACCTATCGGTCAGACATTGCCGGGATGATCACGGATACGGTGGCGCGCTGGGACGCCGAGGAAACGTCGCAGAAGATCGAACTCCAGGTGGGCAAGGACCTGCAGTTCATCCGGATCAACGGCACAGTGGTGGGCTCGCTCGCAGGGCTCGCCATCTTCACGGTGGCCCACCTGGCGTTCGGCTGA
- a CDS encoding HAD family hydrolase, which translates to MTETLNTSAGSRPNSWTGAAAILFDLDGVLTPTAVVHERAWQELFDGYLETVPEKDGYRESDYFDHIDGKPRFDGVRDFLTSRGITLPEGPADDDPENITVQGLGNRKNKIFNDIVSAGVEPYAGSVRFLEAALDHGLKVAVVSSSRNAPSVLRSAGLADRFRVVVDGVVAAEEGLPGKPDPATYEYAARLLGLPSEQCVVVEDAVSGVQAGSAGSFHSVIGVDRGAGRQTLLDAGASLVVSDLEELL; encoded by the coding sequence ATGACCGAAACCCTGAATACCAGCGCTGGCAGCCGGCCGAACAGCTGGACCGGTGCCGCCGCCATCCTCTTCGACCTGGACGGCGTGCTTACGCCCACGGCCGTGGTCCACGAGCGCGCCTGGCAGGAGCTGTTCGACGGGTACCTCGAAACCGTTCCCGAAAAGGACGGGTACCGGGAGAGCGACTACTTCGACCACATTGACGGCAAGCCAAGGTTCGACGGCGTCCGGGACTTTCTGACGTCCCGCGGCATCACCCTGCCCGAGGGCCCTGCCGATGACGATCCGGAGAACATCACGGTCCAGGGCCTCGGCAACCGGAAGAACAAAATCTTCAACGACATAGTCAGCGCCGGGGTGGAGCCCTACGCGGGGTCGGTGCGTTTCCTGGAAGCCGCACTCGACCACGGACTGAAGGTCGCCGTCGTCTCCTCCTCAAGGAACGCCCCTTCGGTGCTGCGTTCGGCAGGACTGGCGGACCGGTTCCGGGTGGTCGTGGACGGCGTCGTGGCTGCTGAGGAAGGGCTGCCCGGCAAGCCGGACCCCGCAACCTACGAGTACGCCGCCCGGCTCCTGGGGCTGCCCAGTGAGCAGTGCGTCGTCGTCGAGGACGCCGTGTCCGGCGTGCAGGCGGGCAGTGCCGGCAGTTTCCATTCGGTCATCGGCGTGGACCGTGGTGCCGGGCGGCAGACGCTGCTCGACGCCGGCGCCAGCCTTGTGGTCAGCGACCTCGAGGAACTTCTCTAG
- a CDS encoding MFS transporter, with the protein MPLPRALRPFSHREYRVLIGALAVSIFGSGMWAVAMVYQVIHIGGGPLQLSLVAAAGSVGLVAFVLAGGIAADRVPQRLLIIAVEGTNLAVIATVSGLAMAGWLQLWHLVAGAFILGVGAAFFFPAYSAILPRILPPEDLLAANGMEGTLRPTLQQAAGPAAAGVVVAALSPSHAVTGVAVCHLLAFVILNFLGQHALQAPGNGSEHADREAPEDGAAKAPAKTSFFSDLREGVSYTVRTPWLLWTLLWACISVLFLIGPIEVLLPFVIRDQLGGDSRMFGFLLAVMGVGSAAASLVTASVRLPRRYLTVMMVCWGAGTLPLAAVGLMDNFWLLALAVFIFGATGSVGMVIWGTLLQRRVPPHLLGRVSSLDFFVSLALMPVSMALAGPAAAVLPIWLIFLVAGGVCPVMAVAALLVARMSADEIAHPLNRLGPLPTGAEATT; encoded by the coding sequence GTGCCCCTCCCCCGCGCGCTTCGACCCTTTTCCCACCGCGAATACCGTGTGCTGATCGGCGCCCTGGCCGTATCCATCTTCGGTTCGGGCATGTGGGCCGTGGCCATGGTCTACCAGGTCATCCACATCGGCGGCGGTCCGCTTCAACTGTCCCTCGTGGCCGCCGCAGGCAGCGTGGGGCTCGTGGCGTTCGTTCTTGCCGGCGGCATCGCGGCGGACCGTGTTCCGCAGCGGCTGCTGATCATCGCCGTCGAGGGAACCAATCTTGCCGTAATCGCCACCGTCAGCGGGCTGGCGATGGCAGGCTGGCTTCAGCTCTGGCATCTGGTGGCCGGTGCCTTCATCCTTGGCGTGGGGGCCGCGTTTTTCTTCCCGGCCTACTCCGCGATTCTGCCGCGGATCCTGCCGCCGGAGGACCTGCTGGCGGCCAACGGCATGGAAGGGACCCTGCGTCCCACGCTTCAGCAGGCGGCGGGTCCTGCTGCGGCAGGCGTCGTCGTGGCCGCACTGTCGCCGTCGCACGCCGTGACCGGCGTGGCCGTGTGCCACCTGTTGGCGTTCGTCATCCTGAACTTCCTCGGCCAGCACGCCCTGCAGGCGCCCGGGAACGGTTCGGAGCATGCGGACAGGGAGGCGCCGGAGGACGGCGCCGCGAAGGCACCAGCCAAGACCTCCTTCTTCTCCGACCTCCGCGAGGGCGTCAGCTACACGGTCCGGACGCCGTGGCTCCTCTGGACCCTGCTCTGGGCCTGCATTTCGGTGCTTTTCCTGATCGGGCCCATTGAAGTGCTCCTGCCCTTCGTGATCCGGGACCAGTTGGGCGGCGACAGCCGGATGTTCGGATTCCTGCTGGCGGTCATGGGAGTGGGCAGCGCCGCAGCCTCCCTGGTCACGGCGTCCGTCCGGCTCCCGCGGCGCTACCTGACCGTCATGATGGTGTGCTGGGGAGCGGGCACGCTGCCACTGGCCGCGGTGGGGCTCATGGATAACTTCTGGCTGCTCGCCCTGGCGGTCTTTATTTTCGGGGCCACCGGAAGCGTGGGCATGGTCATCTGGGGAACCCTGCTGCAGCGCCGCGTCCCCCCGCACCTGCTGGGGCGGGTTTCCAGCCTGGACTTCTTTGTGTCCCTGGCGCTGATGCCGGTGTCCATGGCGCTGGCCGGCCCCGCCGCCGCCGTGCTCCCGATCTGGCTCATCTTCCTGGTGGCCGGCGGGGTATGCCCGGTCATGGCGGTGGCGGCCCTGCTGGTGGCCCGGATGTCAGCGGACGAAATCGCCCATCCGCTCAACCGCCTGGGCCCCCTGCCCACCGGAGCCGAGGCCACCACCTAG
- a CDS encoding LamB/YcsF family protein, whose product MDLNADLGESFGSWTMGDDAAMFELITSANVACGFHAGDPVTMLDSCRAAYELDVTVGAHVGYRDLAGFGRRSLDMSFDELFGDVLYQLGALDGVAHAVGATVDYVKPHGALYNRAFHDAEQAAALVAAIQAYDPGLPILGLPGSELLKQAQDAGHPVFREAFVDRAYLPDGTLVPRSQEGAVLHDVGPIVERAVRLALKGEVVAVDGTVVRVDPDSLCIHGDTPGAVEMAAAVRAGLQENGVELAPFA is encoded by the coding sequence GTGGATCTGAACGCTGACCTTGGGGAGTCCTTCGGCTCCTGGACCATGGGTGATGACGCGGCCATGTTCGAGCTCATCACAAGTGCCAACGTAGCTTGCGGCTTCCATGCCGGGGACCCTGTGACGATGCTGGACAGTTGCCGCGCCGCCTATGAACTGGACGTCACGGTCGGCGCCCACGTAGGCTACCGGGACCTCGCCGGTTTTGGACGCCGCTCCCTGGACATGTCCTTCGACGAGCTGTTCGGCGACGTCCTGTACCAGCTCGGTGCGCTGGACGGGGTTGCGCACGCGGTGGGCGCCACGGTGGACTACGTCAAGCCGCACGGCGCCCTTTACAACCGGGCGTTCCACGACGCCGAGCAGGCTGCCGCGCTGGTGGCAGCCATTCAGGCCTACGATCCCGGCCTGCCCATACTGGGGCTTCCGGGGTCCGAGCTGCTGAAGCAGGCCCAGGACGCGGGGCATCCTGTTTTCCGGGAGGCGTTTGTGGACCGCGCCTACCTGCCGGACGGCACACTGGTGCCGCGCTCGCAGGAAGGTGCCGTGCTGCACGACGTCGGCCCGATCGTTGAGCGGGCAGTTCGCCTGGCGCTCAAGGGCGAGGTGGTGGCGGTGGACGGGACAGTGGTCCGGGTCGACCCCGATTCACTGTGCATCCATGGCGACACCCCCGGCGCCGTCGAAATGGCTGCCGCCGTCCGGGCAGGTCTTCAGGAAAACGGGGTCGAACTGGCGCCGTTCGCCTAA